In Humulus lupulus chromosome 6, drHumLupu1.1, whole genome shotgun sequence, a single genomic region encodes these proteins:
- the LOC133782236 gene encoding uncharacterized protein LOC133782236 isoform X1 produces MNCNILLEYCIFLLYNDLIKMNLPQKEMEGRDENIASTASNSAKTTLQPRLPLKSHPLFNNYGAWKHKLRESCFKRVREDRNHLLRKMRGVPSSHAVNLNSEGLIPAFQKIVSDELKKLKDSSSDDSLKKSTSKCEMDDMLWEYDGLRDAYQGECEEILLEMERIFYEDIKAEPVGKGSEYYVETWEDKEDEYLAHAVYEHMQLNEKQVHKSIWCPICKQGELQENSYLIYCTLCDLQLKKGDEVSLELLRARLADVHAEHLDHGCILKPNFCIETRFDITALYFVCTGCSTFEVVI; encoded by the exons ATGAACTGCAATATCCTTTTagaatattgcatttttcttttatataatgatttaattaaaatGAATCTTCCACAAAAAG AAATGGAGGGTCGTGACGAGAACATTGCTTCAACTGCATCCAATTCAGCCAAAACAACGCTCCAACCTCGCCTTCCTCTCAAATCCCACCCTCTCTTTAATAACTATGGCGCATGGAAACATAAG CTGAGAGAAAGTTGTTTTAAGAGGGTCAGAGAAGATAGAAACCACCTGCTTCGGAAAATGAGAGGAGTGCCTTCTTCTCATGCTGTAAATTTGAATTCTGAG GGTTTGATCCCTGCATTTCAGAAAATAGTTTCTGATGAATTGAAAAAATTGAAGGATTCTTCATCAGATGATAGTTTAAAAAAGTCAACTTCTAAATGTGAGATGGATGATATGTTGTGGGAATATGACGGTCTTCGTGATGCTTATCAAGGTGAATGTGAAGAAATACTATTAGAGATGGAAAGAATCTTTTACGAGGATATCAAGGCAGAACCAGTTGGAAAAG GATCGGAATACTATGTTGAAACTTGGGAAGACAAAGAAGATGAATACTTGGCCCATGCAGTGTATGAGCATATGCAACTGAATGAGAAACAG GTGCACAAATCTATTTGGTGCCCAATATGTAAGCAAGGAGAACTGCAAGAGAATAGTTATCTTATATATTGCACTTTATGTGATCTACAGCTGAAGAAAGGCGATGAG GTTAGTTTGGAGCTACTAAGAGCCAGGCTAGCAGATGTCCATGCTGAACATCTTGATCACGGTTGTATACTGAAGCCTAATTTTTGCATTGAAACCAGGTTTGATATAACTGCATTGTACTTTGTTTGTACGGGTTGTAGCACTTTCGAGGTAGTAATATAG
- the LOC133782236 gene encoding uncharacterized protein LOC133782236 isoform X2, producing MEGRDENIASTASNSAKTTLQPRLPLKSHPLFNNYGAWKHKLRESCFKRVREDRNHLLRKMRGVPSSHAVNLNSEGLIPAFQKIVSDELKKLKDSSSDDSLKKSTSKCEMDDMLWEYDGLRDAYQGECEEILLEMERIFYEDIKAEPVGKGSEYYVETWEDKEDEYLAHAVYEHMQLNEKQVHKSIWCPICKQGELQENSYLIYCTLCDLQLKKGDEVSLELLRARLADVHAEHLDHGCILKPNFCIETRFDITALYFVCTGCSTFEVVI from the exons ATGGAGGGTCGTGACGAGAACATTGCTTCAACTGCATCCAATTCAGCCAAAACAACGCTCCAACCTCGCCTTCCTCTCAAATCCCACCCTCTCTTTAATAACTATGGCGCATGGAAACATAAG CTGAGAGAAAGTTGTTTTAAGAGGGTCAGAGAAGATAGAAACCACCTGCTTCGGAAAATGAGAGGAGTGCCTTCTTCTCATGCTGTAAATTTGAATTCTGAG GGTTTGATCCCTGCATTTCAGAAAATAGTTTCTGATGAATTGAAAAAATTGAAGGATTCTTCATCAGATGATAGTTTAAAAAAGTCAACTTCTAAATGTGAGATGGATGATATGTTGTGGGAATATGACGGTCTTCGTGATGCTTATCAAGGTGAATGTGAAGAAATACTATTAGAGATGGAAAGAATCTTTTACGAGGATATCAAGGCAGAACCAGTTGGAAAAG GATCGGAATACTATGTTGAAACTTGGGAAGACAAAGAAGATGAATACTTGGCCCATGCAGTGTATGAGCATATGCAACTGAATGAGAAACAG GTGCACAAATCTATTTGGTGCCCAATATGTAAGCAAGGAGAACTGCAAGAGAATAGTTATCTTATATATTGCACTTTATGTGATCTACAGCTGAAGAAAGGCGATGAG GTTAGTTTGGAGCTACTAAGAGCCAGGCTAGCAGATGTCCATGCTGAACATCTTGATCACGGTTGTATACTGAAGCCTAATTTTTGCATTGAAACCAGGTTTGATATAACTGCATTGTACTTTGTTTGTACGGGTTGTAGCACTTTCGAGGTAGTAATATAG